A genomic segment from Corylus avellana chromosome ca5, CavTom2PMs-1.0 encodes:
- the LOC132182870 gene encoding actin-related protein 2/3 complex subunit 1A-like isoform X2, translating to MAAIAVHKFAQCITCHAWSPDLSMVAFCPNSNEVHIYKLLQDKWEKVHVLQKHDQIVSGIDWSARSNRIVTASHDRNSYVWNLEGSEWVPTLVILRLNRAALCVQWSPKENKFAVGSGAKTVCVCYYEQENNWWVSKLIRKRHDSSVTGVAWHPNNIFLATTSTDGKCRVFSTFIKGVDTKDSRTGPTSDSKFGEQIVQLDLSFSWAFGVKWSPSGNTLAYVGHNSMIYFVDDVGPSPLAQNVAFRDLPLRDVLFVSERMAIGVGFDCSPMVFAADDRGIWSFIRFLGERKVTSSGSTYGSQFSEAFGKLYGGQTKHGVSNDAVEPSRSRGGIHENCIKYLLYSAA from the exons atggcgGCGATCGCAGTGCACAAGTTCGCTCAGTGCATCACATGCCATGCTTGGAGCCCCGACCTCTCTA tGGTTGCATTTTGTCCCAACAGTAATGAAGTTCATATCTACAAATTGTTGCAAGACAAGTGGGAAAAGGTGCATGTTCTTCAAAAG CATGACCAAATTGTTTCTGGGATAGACTGGAGTGCAAGGTCAAACAGGATAGTTACCGCATCTCATGATCGAAATTC ATATGTGTGGAACCTTGAAGGATCAGAATGGGTACCAACCCTTGTTATTCTTAGGCTAAACCGCGCTGCACTTTGTGTCCAGTGGAGTCCAAAAG AAAACAAGTTTGCTGTTGGGAGTGGGGCTAAAACTGTTTGTGTATGCTACTATGAGCAAGAAAATAACTG GTGGGTCAGTAAACTAATAAGGAAAAGACATGATTCTTCTGTGACTGGTGTTGCTTGGCATCCCAATAAT ATTTTTCTTGCAACGACATCTACAGATGGAAAATGCCGAGTGTTTTCCACCTTTATAAAAGGTGTTGATACAAA GGATTCAAGAACAGGCCCTACTTCAGACTCAAAATTTGGAGAG CAAATTGTTCAGCTTgatctctcattttcttgggCATTTGGTGTGAAGTGGTCTCCAAGTGGCAATACCTTAGCTTATGTAG GTCATAATTCTATGATTTACTTCGTTGACGATGTTGGACCTTCCCCTTTGGCTCAAAATGTTGCATTCCGTGATTTGCCTCTTCGTGAT GTTTTATTTGTTTCAGAGAGAATGGCCATAGGAGTGGGATTTGACTGCAGCCCAATGGTTTTTGCTGCAGACGATAGAGGAATATG GAGCTTTATCAGATTCCTTGGTGAAAGGAAAGTAACATCTTCAGGATCAACATATGGTTCACAG TTCTCTGAAGCATTTGGGAAACTATATGGTGGGCAAACAAAGCATGGAGTGAGCAATGATGCAGTTGAACCTTCAAGATCACGTGGAGGCATTCATGAGAACTGCATCAAGTACTTG TTGTATTCTGCCGCTTAG
- the LOC132182870 gene encoding actin-related protein 2/3 complex subunit 1A-like isoform X1 gives MAAIAVHKFAQCITCHAWSPDLSMVAFCPNSNEVHIYKLLQDKWEKVHVLQKHDQIVSGIDWSARSNRIVTASHDRNSYVWNLEGSEWVPTLVILRLNRAALCVQWSPKENKFAVGSGAKTVCVCYYEQENNWWVSKLIRKRHDSSVTGVAWHPNNIFLATTSTDGKCRVFSTFIKGVDTKDSRTGPTSDSKFGEQIVQLDLSFSWAFGVKWSPSGNTLAYVGHNSMIYFVDDVGPSPLAQNVAFRDLPLRDVLFVSERMAIGVGFDCSPMVFAADDRGIWSFIRFLGERKVTSSGSTYGSQFSEAFGKLYGGQTKHGVSNDAVEPSRSRGGIHENCINCILPLRRPDISTIARFSTSGLDGKVVIWDLENQADLSDYL, from the exons atggcgGCGATCGCAGTGCACAAGTTCGCTCAGTGCATCACATGCCATGCTTGGAGCCCCGACCTCTCTA tGGTTGCATTTTGTCCCAACAGTAATGAAGTTCATATCTACAAATTGTTGCAAGACAAGTGGGAAAAGGTGCATGTTCTTCAAAAG CATGACCAAATTGTTTCTGGGATAGACTGGAGTGCAAGGTCAAACAGGATAGTTACCGCATCTCATGATCGAAATTC ATATGTGTGGAACCTTGAAGGATCAGAATGGGTACCAACCCTTGTTATTCTTAGGCTAAACCGCGCTGCACTTTGTGTCCAGTGGAGTCCAAAAG AAAACAAGTTTGCTGTTGGGAGTGGGGCTAAAACTGTTTGTGTATGCTACTATGAGCAAGAAAATAACTG GTGGGTCAGTAAACTAATAAGGAAAAGACATGATTCTTCTGTGACTGGTGTTGCTTGGCATCCCAATAAT ATTTTTCTTGCAACGACATCTACAGATGGAAAATGCCGAGTGTTTTCCACCTTTATAAAAGGTGTTGATACAAA GGATTCAAGAACAGGCCCTACTTCAGACTCAAAATTTGGAGAG CAAATTGTTCAGCTTgatctctcattttcttgggCATTTGGTGTGAAGTGGTCTCCAAGTGGCAATACCTTAGCTTATGTAG GTCATAATTCTATGATTTACTTCGTTGACGATGTTGGACCTTCCCCTTTGGCTCAAAATGTTGCATTCCGTGATTTGCCTCTTCGTGAT GTTTTATTTGTTTCAGAGAGAATGGCCATAGGAGTGGGATTTGACTGCAGCCCAATGGTTTTTGCTGCAGACGATAGAGGAATATG GAGCTTTATCAGATTCCTTGGTGAAAGGAAAGTAACATCTTCAGGATCAACATATGGTTCACAG TTCTCTGAAGCATTTGGGAAACTATATGGTGGGCAAACAAAGCATGGAGTGAGCAATGATGCAGTTGAACCTTCAAGATCACGTGGAGGCATTCATGAGAACTGCATCAA TTGTATTCTGCCGCTTAGGAGGCCTGATATCTCTACAATAGCACGCTTCAGTACTTCAG GGCTGGACGGAAAAGTGGTTATATGGGATTTGGAGAACCAAGCTGATCTATCTGACTATTTGTAA